A window of Aerococcus urinae contains these coding sequences:
- the leuS gene encoding leucine--tRNA ligase gives MAYNHKTIEKKWQKYWKDNKSFKTLEDKSLPKFYALDMFPYPSGQGLHVGHPEGYTATDIVSRMKRAQGYNVLHPMGWDAFGLPAEQYALDTGNDPAEFTQANIGVFKKQIESLGFSYDWDREIDTTDPEYYKWTQWIFTKLFEKGLAYEDEIMVNWCEALGTVLANEEVIDGLSERGNHPVVRRPMKQWVLKITAYADRLLDGLDDLDWPESIKEMQRNWIGRSEGADVTFKVADSDKEFEVFTTRPDTLYGATYCALAPEHPLIKQIVSEDQKQAVADYVEAASHKSDLERTDLAKEKTGVFTGAYAVNPLNGDKLPIWVADYVLVSYGSGAVMAVPAHDQRDYEFAKQFDLPIKAVIEGGDLEKEAYTGDGVHIHSEELDGLGKDEAIQKAIEILEDKGAGQAKTSYRLRDWVFSRQRYWGEPIPVIHWEDGTTTAVPEADLPVLLPEGKDIKPSGTGESPLANFEDWLNVYDEETGLHGKRETNTMPQWAGSSWYYIRFCDPKNKEALISQEAADYWMNVDLYIGGAEHAVLHLLYARFWNMFLYDLGAVPTEEPFQKLFNQGMILGEGHEKMSKSKGNVVNPDDIVERYGADTLRLYEMFMGPLDASIAWSEDGLAGARRFLERVWRLFIDSDDQLRDRITTIDTGELDKVYNQTVKKVTEDLEKLHFNTAISQMMVFVNEANKAESIPYDYAKGFVQLLAPIAPHLGEELWQRLTGEAGISYVPWPSYDESQLVEESIEIVVQVNGKIKERLQVASGLSQEELSQAAKDSDKVQAAIAGKDVVKVIAVPDKLVNIVVK, from the coding sequence ATGGCTTATAACCACAAGACAATCGAGAAAAAATGGCAAAAATACTGGAAAGATAATAAAAGCTTTAAAACCTTAGAGGACAAGTCCTTGCCTAAGTTTTATGCATTGGATATGTTCCCTTATCCTTCTGGTCAAGGGCTCCATGTCGGGCACCCAGAAGGTTATACGGCAACCGATATTGTTTCAAGAATGAAGCGGGCCCAAGGTTATAATGTCCTCCATCCTATGGGGTGGGACGCTTTTGGCTTACCAGCTGAACAATATGCCCTCGATACCGGTAATGACCCTGCCGAATTTACCCAAGCTAATATTGGGGTCTTCAAGAAACAAATTGAATCCCTAGGTTTTTCCTATGACTGGGACCGTGAAATTGACACCACTGACCCTGAATATTACAAGTGGACCCAATGGATCTTCACCAAACTCTTTGAAAAGGGGCTAGCCTATGAAGATGAAATCATGGTTAACTGGTGTGAAGCCTTGGGGACGGTTCTGGCTAATGAAGAAGTGATTGACGGCTTGTCTGAACGGGGTAACCATCCAGTAGTACGTCGTCCGATGAAGCAATGGGTATTGAAGATTACCGCCTATGCCGATCGGCTTTTAGATGGTTTAGATGACTTGGATTGGCCAGAGAGCATCAAGGAAATGCAAAGAAACTGGATTGGTCGCTCTGAAGGGGCCGACGTTACCTTTAAAGTGGCGGATTCTGACAAGGAATTTGAAGTCTTCACCACGCGTCCGGATACCCTCTACGGGGCCACTTACTGTGCTTTAGCCCCAGAACATCCATTAATCAAGCAAATTGTGAGCGAAGACCAAAAACAAGCGGTGGCTGACTATGTTGAAGCAGCCAGCCATAAGTCTGACTTAGAACGTACTGATCTCGCTAAGGAGAAGACTGGGGTATTTACTGGGGCCTATGCGGTTAACCCACTCAACGGGGACAAGCTCCCTATTTGGGTGGCTGACTATGTCTTGGTTTCTTATGGGAGTGGTGCGGTGATGGCTGTTCCTGCCCATGACCAAAGGGACTACGAATTTGCTAAGCAATTTGACCTTCCAATAAAAGCTGTCATCGAAGGTGGCGACCTGGAAAAAGAAGCTTACACTGGCGATGGGGTCCACATTCATTCAGAAGAATTGGATGGTTTAGGCAAGGATGAAGCCATTCAAAAAGCCATTGAAATCTTAGAAGACAAGGGCGCTGGCCAAGCTAAGACCTCTTACCGCCTCCGTGACTGGGTCTTCTCACGTCAACGCTACTGGGGTGAACCGATTCCTGTTATCCATTGGGAAGATGGGACCACCACAGCAGTTCCTGAAGCAGACTTACCGGTCTTGTTACCAGAAGGCAAAGATATTAAACCATCAGGTACTGGTGAATCCCCACTCGCCAACTTTGAAGACTGGCTTAACGTTTATGATGAAGAAACTGGCCTCCACGGCAAGCGCGAAACCAACACCATGCCACAATGGGCCGGGTCCAGCTGGTATTATATTCGCTTCTGTGATCCTAAGAATAAGGAAGCTCTTATTAGTCAAGAAGCAGCCGACTATTGGATGAATGTTGACCTTTATATTGGTGGAGCAGAACACGCCGTGCTTCACCTCCTCTATGCGCGTTTCTGGAACATGTTCCTCTATGACTTAGGGGCAGTGCCTACCGAAGAACCCTTCCAAAAACTCTTTAACCAAGGCATGATCCTCGGTGAAGGACATGAAAAAATGTCTAAATCAAAGGGGAACGTGGTCAACCCTGATGACATTGTTGAACGTTATGGTGCCGACACCTTACGTTTGTATGAGATGTTTATGGGACCTCTGGACGCCTCCATTGCTTGGAGTGAAGATGGTTTAGCGGGGGCTCGTCGCTTCCTGGAAAGAGTCTGGCGTTTATTTATCGATAGTGACGACCAATTACGGGACCGAATTACTACCATTGATACGGGTGAATTAGACAAGGTTTACAATCAAACCGTCAAGAAAGTCACTGAAGACCTGGAAAAATTACACTTCAATACGGCCATTTCGCAAATGATGGTCTTTGTTAATGAAGCTAATAAGGCAGAAAGTATTCCTTACGATTATGCCAAGGGATTTGTCCAATTACTGGCTCCAATTGCCCCTCACTTGGGTGAAGAATTGTGGCAACGTCTAACTGGTGAAGCTGGAATTTCATATGTGCCATGGCCAAGTTACGACGAAAGCCAATTGGTCGAAGAAAGTATCGAAATTGTTGTTCAAGTGAACGGTAAGATCAAGGAACGTCTCCAAGTGGCTAGTGGCCTTAGCCAAGAGGAATTGAGTCAAGCGGCCAAAGACTCTGACAAGGTCCAAGCAGCCATTGCTGGTAAGGACGTGGTGAAGGTGATTGCTGTTCCTGATAAATTAGTTAATATTGTGGTCAAATAG
- a CDS encoding histidine phosphatase family protein, whose translation MQAIHYYFIRHGETEANQNKLAGQEKVQGWTDTPLTRVGRAQMADLADHFKNIPLDLAYSSDMPRSQTSAQILLSSQPQGLIATPLKEFREIYYGGMEGQPIEVAWPESLQEMVHHMREEGIPQSQFVPNVIDGISHRDPKGLAEDFMTFWNRLESGMMQVHDEALEYRLDHMKPEINVAIISHHTPISAFLHEVLADFDLADVLDYGHYAHVSYHDGFYELIEWNMS comes from the coding sequence ATGCAAGCCATACATTATTACTTTATCCGCCATGGAGAGACCGAAGCCAACCAGAACAAGCTGGCCGGTCAAGAAAAAGTACAAGGCTGGACCGATACCCCCCTAACCCGGGTAGGTCGAGCACAAATGGCCGATTTAGCTGACCACTTTAAAAATATTCCTTTGGATTTAGCCTACTCCAGTGATATGCCAAGGAGTCAAACGAGTGCGCAAATCCTCTTATCGAGTCAGCCTCAAGGCCTGATAGCCACTCCCTTAAAAGAATTTCGTGAGATTTATTACGGCGGTATGGAAGGGCAGCCCATCGAAGTAGCCTGGCCCGAAAGCTTGCAGGAAATGGTCCACCACATGCGAGAAGAAGGCATCCCTCAATCACAATTTGTGCCTAATGTTATTGATGGCATTAGCCACCGTGATCCTAAAGGCTTAGCTGAAGATTTTATGACCTTTTGGAATCGCCTAGAAAGTGGGATGATGCAGGTTCATGATGAGGCTTTAGAATACCGCCTAGACCATATGAAACCCGAAATCAATGTCGCCATCATCTCCCACCATACCCCGATCTCTGCCTTTCTCCACGAGGTCTTGGCTGATTTTGACTTAGCCGATGTCTTAGACTACGGTCACTATGCCCATGTTTCCTATCATGATGGTTTCTATGAATTAATCGAGTGGAATATGAGTTAA
- a CDS encoding bifunctional folylpolyglutamate synthase/dihydrofolate synthase has translation MDYEEFEKDLPVLERGKWTLGLDHIRDLMAVFDNPQDKLPTVHIAGTNGKGSTASMIARTLQLAGYKVGLYTSPSLVSFNERIRINGENIADEKLRAMKDYMKEKLAGTKIQCSEFELFTAMAWLIFFHEDCDIIVLEVGLGGRLDATNLVKSPLVSVITKIALDHENILGHTISEIAKEKAGIIKYYTPVVVYPYPKEAIEVLSASAERQGAPLKTIDTASIENIYLENRQQGFNYKGEDYQLNLLGKHQVLNACLAIEALAEIKRAGFNVELKQIKEGLQTVSWPGRFEWVHQDPEIIIDGSHNLDGVRAMRHAVEDYFPNIPRLGITGMLKDKDVYRMLGEVVHLFDEIVTITPDSDRAMTASELTKATHMVTGLQKVNTYTAQNNEDAMAYARRWADQQEGDCLICVFGSLYLVGELRELVFESFEANQ, from the coding sequence ATGGATTATGAAGAATTTGAAAAAGATTTACCGGTCTTAGAGCGGGGCAAGTGGACCCTGGGATTAGACCATATTCGCGACCTCATGGCAGTCTTTGATAATCCCCAAGACAAATTGCCTACTGTCCATATCGCTGGCACCAATGGCAAGGGCTCAACCGCCTCAATGATAGCTAGAACCCTCCAATTAGCTGGTTATAAGGTGGGCTTGTATACCTCACCATCCTTAGTGAGTTTTAATGAGCGTATTCGGATTAACGGGGAGAATATCGCTGATGAAAAGCTGCGAGCCATGAAAGACTACATGAAGGAAAAACTTGCCGGCACTAAGATTCAATGCAGCGAGTTTGAGTTATTTACCGCCATGGCTTGGTTGATCTTTTTCCATGAAGACTGCGATATTATTGTTCTAGAAGTGGGCTTAGGTGGTCGTCTGGATGCCACCAACCTGGTAAAGAGTCCCTTAGTCAGTGTGATTACTAAGATTGCCTTAGACCATGAAAATATCCTGGGCCATACCATTTCTGAAATTGCCAAGGAAAAGGCGGGAATTATTAAGTACTACACTCCGGTGGTGGTTTATCCCTATCCTAAAGAGGCGATTGAAGTACTAAGTGCCAGCGCTGAACGTCAAGGAGCGCCCTTAAAGACCATCGATACAGCAAGTATTGAAAATATCTACTTGGAAAACCGCCAACAGGGCTTTAACTATAAGGGAGAAGACTACCAGCTTAATTTATTAGGTAAACACCAAGTGCTTAATGCTTGCTTAGCGATTGAAGCTTTAGCTGAAATCAAACGAGCTGGTTTTAATGTAGAGCTCAAGCAGATAAAAGAAGGCTTACAGACAGTTTCTTGGCCAGGACGCTTTGAATGGGTCCACCAAGATCCAGAAATTATTATTGATGGCAGTCATAATTTAGATGGGGTCCGGGCCATGCGCCATGCCGTTGAGGATTATTTCCCTAATATTCCCCGCCTAGGCATTACCGGCATGCTAAAGGATAAGGATGTTTACCGGATGTTAGGAGAGGTCGTTCACTTATTTGATGAAATTGTCACCATTACCCCTGATTCAGACCGGGCCATGACAGCCAGTGAACTCACTAAGGCCACCCATATGGTTACAGGCCTGCAAAAGGTCAACACCTATACCGCTCAGAATAATGAAGACGCTATGGCCTATGCTAGACGATGGGCTGACCAGCAAGAGGGGGACTGTCTCATCTGTGTTTTTGGCAGTCTCTATCTGGTTGGAGAATTAAGAGAGCTGGTCTTTGAATCCTTTGAAGCCAACCAATAA
- a CDS encoding nucleoid-associated protein → MIIKEAILHIYDQNINQGVMSELPLAVDSNHLFKYMHALIDKVWVTDKKKRGIFPADNEKYQQFQAASADFIPNSQELASQWFQFIQLNPDIPAADLLWLRFSDDQGEDYLAAFKLNHNESYTHNLVYNDDNVQNDLIIHKNILPSAKQAIDEGIVVNLASGQYDLVEKKHEIESLGEKANYFSELYLKVPTKPSAKESIQAIKKAVEKTAHSYDEPVYQSLAKAKDILYHEMSGEEGFSNERIADYLYEDNLAKKQSYLEETQTFPFDNEMMQEVESIPTKLQRQKLKLDNGIEITIPLDLFYDPDVIELSNNPDGTISVTIKNIESIKNMF, encoded by the coding sequence TTGATTATTAAAGAAGCGATCTTACATATCTATGATCAAAACATTAACCAGGGAGTCATGTCTGAACTTCCCTTAGCCGTTGACAGTAATCATTTATTTAAATACATGCATGCCTTAATCGATAAGGTCTGGGTCACGGATAAGAAGAAGCGGGGGATCTTTCCAGCAGACAATGAAAAATACCAGCAATTTCAAGCGGCCTCAGCAGACTTTATTCCTAATAGCCAAGAATTGGCTAGTCAATGGTTTCAATTTATCCAATTAAACCCTGATATTCCTGCGGCTGACTTACTCTGGCTCCGTTTTTCTGATGACCAAGGTGAGGATTACCTGGCGGCCTTTAAGCTCAACCACAATGAGTCCTATACCCATAACCTGGTCTATAATGATGACAATGTTCAAAATGATCTCATTATTCATAAAAACATCCTGCCTTCTGCTAAACAGGCCATTGATGAAGGTATTGTGGTTAATTTAGCCAGTGGTCAGTATGACTTGGTAGAAAAGAAGCATGAAATTGAAAGCTTAGGGGAAAAGGCCAATTATTTTAGCGAATTGTACCTCAAGGTGCCGACTAAGCCTAGTGCCAAGGAAAGTATTCAAGCTATCAAGAAAGCCGTTGAAAAGACGGCTCACAGTTATGATGAACCGGTCTACCAATCCCTAGCCAAGGCTAAAGATATTCTCTACCATGAAATGAGTGGAGAGGAAGGTTTTTCTAATGAGCGGATTGCTGACTATCTCTACGAAGATAACCTGGCCAAGAAGCAATCCTATTTGGAAGAAACCCAGACTTTCCCTTTTGACAATGAAATGATGCAGGAAGTTGAAAGCATTCCTACAAAACTCCAAAGGCAAAAATTGAAACTGGATAATGGCATTGAAATCACCATCCCCCTCGACTTGTTCTACGATCCCGACGTCATTGAACTAAGCAATAACCCCGATGGGACCATCAGCGTAACCATCAAAAACATCGAATCCATAAAAAACATGTTTTAA
- a CDS encoding UTP--glucose-1-phosphate uridylyltransferase, with product MTIKKAVIPAAGLGTRFLPITKATAKEMLPLMDKPVIQFIVEEVLASGIEEILIVTGRNKRSIEDHFDSNYELEQNLAEKGKEGLLEMVQSSTLHNIQFKRQHYPKGLGDAILQAKSFVGNEPFLLTLGDNIMVSDKPASKQVMEIADHYQATAILTQAVSNQEAKHYGIVDEASSRSEDVYDISGLVEKPTQPNYDPAMAICGRYVLTPDIFSAIEAVGVNPQSGEIELTDALNLLAKDQAVLSTHFHGQWYEVGEPLGLIEASIQYALHHEETSQGLNDYLKQEIIPRLKAEK from the coding sequence ATGACCATTAAGAAGGCAGTAATCCCGGCAGCAGGTTTGGGGACACGTTTTCTCCCCATTACCAAAGCTACGGCTAAAGAAATGCTTCCTTTGATGGATAAGCCGGTCATCCAATTTATTGTTGAAGAAGTGCTGGCCAGTGGAATTGAGGAAATTCTCATTGTTACTGGGCGCAACAAGCGCTCTATCGAAGACCATTTCGACTCTAATTACGAATTAGAGCAAAACCTTGCAGAAAAGGGTAAGGAAGGCTTATTGGAAATGGTACAATCCAGCACCTTGCATAATATTCAGTTCAAACGTCAACACTATCCTAAGGGGCTTGGTGACGCCATCCTACAAGCCAAGTCCTTTGTAGGCAATGAACCCTTTCTCTTAACCCTGGGGGATAATATTATGGTTTCTGATAAGCCCGCTTCTAAGCAGGTTATGGAAATTGCCGACCACTACCAAGCAACAGCGATTTTAACCCAAGCAGTCTCCAACCAGGAAGCTAAGCATTATGGGATTGTTGATGAAGCCAGTTCTCGGTCGGAGGATGTCTATGATATAAGCGGTCTAGTGGAGAAACCCACACAACCCAATTATGATCCCGCTATGGCCATTTGTGGACGTTATGTTTTAACCCCTGATATTTTTTCAGCGATTGAAGCGGTTGGCGTTAACCCTCAATCGGGAGAAATTGAACTCACCGACGCTTTAAATTTACTGGCTAAGGACCAAGCAGTCTTATCCACCCACTTCCATGGTCAATGGTATGAAGTGGGAGAACCTTTAGGACTTATCGAGGCTAGCATCCAGTATGCCTTACACCATGAAGAAACCAGCCAAGGCCTCAATGATTATTTAAAGCAAGAAATTATCCCTCGCTTAAAAGCGGAAAAATAA
- the murC gene encoding UDP-N-acetylmuramate--L-alanine ligase encodes MDKELTYHFTGIKGTGMSALARVLKGAGYQVQGSDVTDHFFTEEGLKEAGITVLPFDPDNIHEGMTVICGNAFKDDHPEVVRAKELGLTVTRYHYFLGELIKKYTSVAITGSHGKTSTTGLMAHVLGSLKTTSYLIGDGTGKGVEDGEYFVLEADEYREHFLAYEPDYAIFTNIDFDHPDFYHNIEEVFAANRKFAHQVKNKVIAYGNDPYLQKLKDEVDVWYYGIDNDDFDIVAKDIVRNTKGSHFDVWVQGKHYGNFSIHTFGQHSILNSLAVIGFCYLEGFDPEDVQEALTSFKGVKRRFNERFVEDMVIVDDYAHHPSEIKATIDAARQQYPDKAVISVFQPHTYSRTLALLDQFAEALDKSDAAYVCDIFASARETDHHQVSSQDVLDRLTVPHAALDLEDMTSLLAYKDAVILFMGAGDVPKYAKAYEAALLENGHTDKELSDDDH; translated from the coding sequence ATGGATAAAGAATTGACCTATCATTTTACCGGAATCAAAGGCACAGGCATGAGTGCTCTCGCACGCGTTCTTAAAGGAGCTGGCTACCAGGTCCAGGGTTCTGATGTCACTGATCATTTCTTTACTGAGGAAGGTTTGAAGGAAGCGGGCATTACCGTTTTACCTTTTGATCCTGACAATATCCATGAAGGCATGACGGTGATTTGTGGGAACGCCTTTAAGGATGACCACCCTGAAGTTGTCCGGGCCAAGGAATTAGGCCTGACCGTTACTCGCTATCATTATTTCTTAGGCGAACTCATTAAGAAATATACCAGTGTTGCTATCACCGGTTCCCACGGAAAAACTTCAACCACCGGTCTGATGGCCCATGTCCTGGGCAGTTTAAAGACCACCTCCTATCTGATTGGAGACGGAACCGGTAAAGGGGTGGAAGACGGCGAATACTTTGTCTTAGAAGCTGACGAATACCGGGAACATTTCTTAGCCTATGAACCTGATTATGCCATCTTTACCAACATCGACTTCGACCATCCCGATTTTTACCATAATATTGAAGAAGTCTTTGCTGCTAACCGAAAATTTGCCCACCAAGTTAAGAATAAAGTGATTGCCTATGGAAACGATCCTTACTTACAAAAATTGAAGGATGAGGTTGACGTTTGGTATTACGGCATTGACAATGATGATTTTGATATTGTCGCCAAGGATATTGTTCGCAACACCAAGGGTTCTCACTTTGATGTCTGGGTCCAAGGTAAGCATTATGGCAACTTTTCTATCCATACCTTTGGTCAACACAGCATCTTGAATAGCCTGGCAGTGATTGGTTTCTGTTATTTAGAAGGTTTTGATCCAGAGGATGTCCAAGAAGCCTTGACCAGCTTTAAGGGCGTGAAACGTCGCTTTAATGAACGTTTTGTTGAGGATATGGTGATTGTTGATGACTATGCCCATCATCCTTCAGAAATCAAAGCGACCATTGATGCCGCCCGCCAACAATATCCAGATAAAGCCGTGATTAGTGTCTTCCAACCTCATACCTATTCGCGGACCCTGGCTTTACTGGACCAATTTGCTGAGGCGCTAGACAAGTCCGATGCGGCTTATGTCTGTGATATTTTTGCTTCAGCACGGGAGACCGATCACCACCAAGTATCCAGCCAAGATGTTCTGGATCGTTTAACGGTTCCGCATGCGGCGCTTGATTTGGAGGATATGACCTCATTACTCGCCTATAAAGATGCGGTTATTCTCTTTATGGGGGCTGGTGATGTTCCTAAATATGCCAAGGCCTATGAAGCCGCCTTGTTAGAAAATGGGCACACAGATAAGGAGTTGTCAGATGATGACCATTAA
- the ytpR gene encoding YtpR family tRNA-binding protein, whose protein sequence is MWLSFYNPRGVGDVLMLTSADLPRELIETETLSDVTRIYNKESKETIGYNINNISTYMEIKGTGHVLLEDAQIEQINQLFYEQGFETIKISNEPRIVVGKVLECVDHENSDHLHVTQTQVGPAGVQQIVCGASNIDQGQTVVVALSGAVMPNGQIIWPGELRGVKSNGMICSAYELGLDPDHERQGILVLDDELTPGTPFESIKDQVD, encoded by the coding sequence ATGTGGCTTAGTTTCTACAATCCTCGAGGAGTAGGCGATGTGTTGATGCTGACGTCAGCAGATCTTCCTCGTGAACTAATAGAAACTGAAACGTTGTCTGATGTGACACGTATTTATAACAAGGAAAGTAAAGAAACCATTGGTTATAATATCAATAATATTTCAACTTATATGGAAATAAAGGGAACAGGACACGTTCTCTTAGAAGATGCTCAAATTGAACAAATTAACCAATTATTTTATGAACAAGGTTTTGAAACCATCAAAATCTCAAACGAACCCCGGATTGTGGTAGGAAAGGTACTAGAGTGTGTTGACCATGAAAATTCTGACCACTTGCATGTCACCCAAACCCAAGTAGGTCCGGCGGGCGTTCAACAAATTGTTTGTGGGGCAAGTAATATTGACCAAGGGCAGACCGTAGTCGTTGCCCTGAGTGGGGCAGTCATGCCCAATGGACAGATTATCTGGCCGGGCGAATTGCGCGGGGTGAAAAGTAATGGGATGATTTGTTCCGCCTATGAATTAGGTTTAGACCCTGACCATGAACGTCAAGGCATTTTAGTGCTTGACGATGAATTGACCCCAGGAACGCCTTTTGAATCCATCAAAGACCAAGTGGATTAA
- the trmB gene encoding tRNA (guanosine(46)-N7)-methyltransferase TrmB, whose translation MRVRHKPWAKDLIAQHPEWVITDPYDQKGHWHEIFANDHPIHVEVGTGKGQFLIEMAKTYPEINFIGIEMISDVLVMALQKAMETELSNLRFIRGDGNHVSDMFAHDEVSEIYLNFSDPWPKKRHAKRRLTHENFLKQYQDILKAEGRLIFKTDNQGLFEYSLTSLSHYGMVLDDVSLDLHNSGVTDNIMTEYEAKFSQKGQRIYRLIAHFKN comes from the coding sequence ATGCGTGTACGTCACAAACCCTGGGCAAAAGACCTGATCGCCCAACACCCTGAATGGGTCATTACTGACCCCTACGACCAAAAAGGCCACTGGCATGAAATATTTGCCAATGACCATCCTATCCATGTGGAAGTGGGTACCGGGAAGGGCCAATTTCTGATTGAAATGGCTAAGACCTATCCTGAAATTAATTTTATCGGCATCGAAATGATTTCTGATGTCCTAGTTATGGCTCTACAGAAAGCCATGGAAACTGAATTAAGCAACCTGCGTTTCATTCGCGGAGATGGTAACCATGTCAGCGACATGTTTGCCCATGATGAAGTTAGTGAAATTTACTTAAACTTTTCCGATCCTTGGCCCAAAAAGCGCCATGCTAAACGCCGCTTGACCCATGAAAACTTTCTCAAGCAATACCAAGACATCTTAAAAGCAGAGGGTCGCTTAATTTTCAAGACGGATAACCAAGGGCTCTTTGAGTATTCCTTAACCTCGCTCTCCCATTATGGAATGGTCTTAGATGATGTATCCTTGGACCTCCATAATAGTGGGGTGACAGATAATATCATGACCGAGTATGAGGCTAAGTTCTCTCAAAAAGGGCAGCGTATTTACCGTTTAATCGCTCATTTTAAGAATTGA
- a CDS encoding phosphotransferase family protein — MEFQFDKEWTLHPIGGDTGQAFMGTHNQERIFLKRNSSPFLAALSMEGITPRLIWTKRTASGDVYSAQEWLYGHTLSAQEIQQGIVTKLMSRYHHSDNLYNMLVKIGGKTYKPEDFLHEFENNLSEDLDSLTYINSVKDYLYDTLSFVQNARRTVCHSDLNRRNFILSEDHRLYLVDWEKVCIADPIFDITQLLVQYIPLEDWDHWFDLYNLHVSEETYLRIEWYSLMNLLFLIKADYQKKRIYHINESILLLRHIYENRYFKSSNQEKTITSWSID; from the coding sequence ATGGAGTTCCAATTCGATAAAGAATGGACCTTGCACCCTATAGGTGGCGATACTGGCCAAGCTTTTATGGGAACACATAATCAAGAGCGGATATTTCTGAAGCGAAATTCTTCTCCTTTTTTAGCTGCCTTGTCCATGGAGGGGATTACCCCCCGCTTGATCTGGACCAAAAGAACTGCTAGCGGTGACGTCTACTCCGCCCAAGAATGGCTTTATGGACACACCCTGTCAGCCCAAGAAATCCAGCAAGGCATCGTGACTAAGTTAATGTCACGCTACCACCACTCTGACAATCTCTATAATATGTTGGTGAAGATTGGTGGGAAAACCTATAAACCAGAAGATTTCTTACACGAATTTGAAAACAATCTAAGTGAGGATTTGGACTCCTTAACCTATATTAATAGTGTGAAGGATTACCTTTATGACACCCTGTCTTTTGTGCAAAACGCTCGGCGCACTGTCTGCCATAGCGACCTCAACCGCCGTAATTTTATTTTGTCAGAAGATCATCGCTTATACTTGGTAGACTGGGAGAAGGTCTGCATTGCTGATCCCATTTTTGATATTACCCAGCTCTTAGTCCAATATATTCCCTTGGAAGATTGGGACCACTGGTTTGACCTGTATAACTTACATGTTAGCGAAGAGACTTATTTAAGAATTGAATGGTATTCTTTAATGAACTTGCTCTTTTTAATTAAGGCAGACTATCAAAAAAAACGCATCTATCATATAAATGAAAGCATTTTATTGCTCAGACATATCTATGAAAACCGCTATTTTAAAAGCAGTAACCAAGAAAAAACCATCACTTCCTGGTCTATTGACTAG